The nucleotide sequence TGGAACCCGTCATGGTGTTGTTTCCTGCGCTGATCCCGACGAGTACATTCTCGCTGCCCGGAGTGGCCACAGCCGGGGCTGTAGCTACGTAATTGTTCTGGGCTATCACCAATGGTGACAGTAATATTAACCAAGTTAGAATCAAGTATAATCTGGTCATACCAATGAAAATTATAGTGAATAAGAAAAACTTTTCCAACACGGAGGATGCCACCAAGCTACTGACTTTCAGCTTATGTCTCACTATTTCATCCAGGTGATCTATGTAGTATATTAGTTATGGTATAGGCATTGACCCAAGAGCAGATAACAGGGACATAGTTTAGGGCTGAGCTGGCTAAAATCCGTACGCAGTCCAACAAAACGGGCAGGTTACCGATTTATTGGACTGCGTACGGATTTTGAATCTCTCCACAAAAAATGCTACCGGCGAGGTGGCTTTTCTAATAAATTAAACGGTCTCTACTCTTTCTTTAACAGACGTAACGTCTGGCTTTCATTGCCCTGCTCAATGCGATATAGGTAGGAGCCCACCGGTAAGCCGACTCTTTCTAACTGCGTCTGATGCCGACCGCCCGATTCCCCAGTCACTCCGTCAACCTGACGTACCACCTACCTTTGCCGTTCAGCAGCGTGTACTGTACCCGGCCCGTCGTCGGCAGGTTGTACTCCACGGTTGTTTGCTCAACGAAGGGGTTCGGATGGGTCCTCACCCACAGACCCGGCACATCGGCGGCCGGTCGCACCGAGCTGAACGGCCGTGTAGAGGGCCGTGACGCCCCGGTCGACGGCGTTACTGGCCCGGATGGTTTCCTCAGCTTTCTGTTCGCTAATACAAGCCGTCACCGAGCAGTTGATGACCATATTTTGGGGATTCTGCTGAGCCAGCACTATAGGTGCAGTCAGCTGGAAACCCAGGGATAATATTGGTGTTTTATAATCGAAGCGGTTTAACGCTTCGGTTTAGCTTCAAGTAAAGATAACCGTTTTTTCATTTGCTTGTTCTGCGCCTGAAGCGCCTTTAATTCCGTCCGCTGCTCAATCATATAGAGAGTCAACTCTTCGATCTTTTCGAGCAGTTTAGCGTCGGTTTGGTGGAGATCGTTGCCCTGCTCCACCATCTGCTGCGCGGAGGGCACGCCCGGCAGGTGCTGGTGCTGCTGAATGTAGGTTTCCACTTCGCCTAAACTGCGCAGCTTGTAGGTGGGCCCAAACACATAGTCGCTCCACTCAGCGGTGTTCCTGACGGCCACCTTCACCTTCTCAGTCAGAATGCCTTGTCCCACGTACAGACTGTAGCCCGAAGGGGTTTTGCTCACGCCCTGACCAATAATGATAGCCTCGCCCTTGAGGCTCTGCAGGTAGTCCCCTTTCCGCTGCCATAACGCTTCGACCCCCTCACCGTCGGCCCCTACCCGCGCCCCAGCGACGTAATTAGCCAGAACAACATTGCCGCTGCCATCCACCGTCAGAAATTTGCTGGCATTGGTAGCCGCTGGTGAAGCACTGGTCAGGTTCTCCAATCGCAGACCCGAATTATTAGCTACTCCACTGGTCAGATGCAGCCGGGCGGAGGGCGAGGAGTTGCCAATGCCGACATTGACCCCGCTGCCCAGCACCAGCGCGTTGCTGATATCCACCCGGGCATTGGTACCCAATGCCGTCGCGTTAGTCAGGTTGCCGAAGCCAGCATCGGCCCGGAAGCCCACAAACGTGTTGGTGTTGCCTCCGCTGTTGAGTCGGCCAGCCTCAAAGCCGATAGCGGTATTGTTAGACCCGTTAACCCCCGATCCATTGCCCGCGTTGCTGCCCAGGTACACATTAAAGCCACCCGTCGTGTTGGCCGCTCCGGCATTATCGCCCAGAAAGAAGTTGGCGGAACCGGTTGTGTTGGCCGAGCCGGCGTTGGTACCCATGATAAAGTTGGAGCTACCAGTCGTGTTGCTGACACCGGCCTGCACGCCCATGAACGTGTTGAACTGGCCGGTGGTGTTGCTGGCCCCGGCGCGGTAGCCCAGCATGGTATTGGCCGAAGCGGTGCTGGCCATGCCCGCCTGATAGCCGATCAGCGTGTTCTGGTTACCGGCGTTGTTAGCCATGCCCGCCTGATGGCCTGTGAAGACGTTAAAACTACCCGTAGTGTTGTTACGTCCGGCATCCAGACCACTGATGACGTTGAAGCTACCGGTGGTGTTCGTGTAGCCGGCGTAAGCACCGGTGAAGACGTTAAAGCTGGCGTAGTGCTGGAGAAACCAGCCTTGGAGCCCACAAAGACGTTGTTGGAAACGGTGTTGTTGAAACCAGCCGAGTCGCCGATAGCTACGTTGTTGTGACCAGTCTGGTTGACAAAGCCAGAATAAACCCCTATGTAAGCGTTACTGTAACCCGTTGTACTATAAAAACCTGCAGAATTGCCAACGAAAGAATTATTATTTCCTGTCGTATTAGAAAATCCAGCATTTAAGCCAGTAAATACATTATAACTGCCCGTTGTATTGTAAACCCCCGTTTGATTACCAGTAAACACATTATCGTGCCCTGTTGTGTTTCTACAGCCTGCACAATAGCCAGAAAAGACGTTATTAAATCCTGTTGTATTGGAAGAGCCCGCTTCAATACCAGTAAATACATTATTGATGCCTGTTGTATTAGCATAGCCAGCCCGGTCGCCGAAAAATATATTCTGATTAGCCGACGTATTGGTGTAGCCTGCCAAACTACCTATAAATATATTTTTCTGCCCTGTTGTGTTTGAAAAACCAGCCTGATTACCAGAAAATATATTATTACTACCTGTTGTATTATTCTGACCAGCTTGAGAGCCAAAGAATGCATTGCCGATACCCACAGTATTACTCGATCCGGCTAGGCCACCCATAAAGGCATTACCAGAGCCTGTCGTGTTATTCAGCCCGGAGTAGGCCCCCAAAAAAGCATTATTGTTCCCTGTTGTGTTGTTAAGGCCTGCCTGAGCCCCCACAAACGCATTGGTACTTCCCGTCGTATTTGATGTACCGGCGTGTTCACCGAGGAAGACGTTCTGAAAACCCGTCGTGTTACTTTTAGCGGCTTCATAGCCTACAAATACATTAGAACCACCTGTCATGCTACCGTTGCCCGCATTGATTCCGACGATTACATTATTAACACCCGGTGTGGGAGAAGCAGGCGAGGTGGCTACGTAGTTGTTCTGGGCCAGCAGCGGCATAGCGGGCAAGAGCAGCAATACTACGCCCCAGCGAAAGGATGAAAAATTTGCCATGATCAGATAAGGGTTTAGAGAGAAGGAGATTACTAATGACCAGACAGTTAATAAGGGAAAAGAGTTGTCTAACAATTAACGGATTTAGACAAAATATTATAACTATTGTCCTATAAATAAATGTTAATTGGCCCATTGGTCGCCAGTAGAATCTGTGTTGTGGCGCCTTAGTCAAGCATTCGAATTAACGTTGGAACGACTGTCCGTTAATTGGTGGATCAGCGTTTGGAATACAGCGCCCTGCCTCACCCCACTCATTTTTTCCCTAACTTGCGGGCCTTCATTACGCTTATTCTTCGTTGATGATTTGGCATCGCATCTCCTCATTTATTCTTGCGAATCGGGTGGCCCTCGTGGCGGTTATTCTGCTGGGCACGGTCTTCATGGGCTATCAGGCGAGCCGCGTTAAGCTCTCCTACGAAATCGCCAAAATCCTGCCCGTTACCGACCCCGAATTCCAGCGTTACGAAGCCTTTAAAAGCCGCTTCGGACAGGACGGTAGCGTAATGGTGCTGAGCATCGAAACCGACAGCATGTACCAGCTTGGTTTCTTTAACGACTGGTATGCGCTGAGCCGCAAAATCAAGAATATTGAGGGTATCAAAGATGTGGTATCCAACGCCAGTCTCTACAACGTTGTTCGCGACGATTCGGCGCATACGTTCCGCGTCCGGCCGTTAGTCCCCAGGGCGCTGACAACGCAGGCCGACGTGGACAGCCTCCGTAAGCAGATTACGTCGCTCCCGTTCTACCGGGGTCTAGTGCAGGATAGCACCGCAGCCGCCACGGGCCGTGGAGCACACCTGATGGCCGTTACGTTCGATCAGAAGGTGGTTAATACCAAGAACCGGATTACACTTGTCCGGCAGGTCGAAGCGGTGGCGGATTCGTTCGGTACGCGGCATAAGCTGTCGGTGCATATGTCTGGGATGCCGTATATCCGAACCGAGTTTACGGCCAAAGTCAGCAGTGAAATGGGCCTGTTTATGGGCCTGGCGTTTCTGGTAACGGCCCTGATTCTGTTCTATTTCTTCCGATCGCTGACGGTCGTGCTGACGGCCCTAGCCGTGGTGGGCGTGGGCGTTATCTGGGCAACGGGATACATCGTTTTACTGGGCTACGATATTACCCTGCTAACGGGACTGATTCCACCGCTGATTATTGTGATCGGTGTTCCGAACGCCATTTTTCTACTTAACCGCTACCACGAAGAACTAAATCGGGGCCGCGACCAGTCGAAGGCGCTGCGCATTGCGGTCGAAAAAGTAGGCGAAACGACCTTCTTTGCCAACATCACGACGAGCATCGGTTTTTTTGTGTTTTACTTTACCGGCAGCCCGCTGCTGCTGCAGTTTGGTCTGGTGTCGGCCCTCGGTATAATGACGACTTATGTGGTTTCGCTCGTTCTGATCCCGATTATGTTCAGTTATTTAGTGGCCCCTTCGCCGAAGCAGCGTGGCCACATGGATAGGCGGCAGGTGAACCGGTTTCTG is from Spirosoma taeanense and encodes:
- a CDS encoding autotransporter outer membrane beta-barrel domain-containing protein, which translates into the protein MANNAGNQNTLIGYQAGMASTASANTMLGYRAGASNTTGQFNTFMGVQAGVSNTTGSSNFIMGTNAGSANTTGSANFFLGDNAGAANTTGGFNVYLGSNAGNGSGVNGSNNTAIGFEAGRLNSGGNTNTFVGFRADAGFGNLTNATALGTNARVDISNALVLGSGVNVGIGNSSPSARLHLTSGVANNSGLRLENLTSASPAATNASKFLTVDGSGNVVLANYVAGARVGADGEGVEALWQRKGDYLQSLKGEAIIIGQGVSKTPSGYSLYVGQGILTEKVKVAVRNTAEWSDYVFGPTYKLRSLGEVETYIQQHQHLPGVPSAQQMVEQGNDLHQTDAKLLEKIEELTLYMIEQRTELKALQAQNKQMKKRLSLLEAKPKR